The window CGCAGGCACGCCCTCTAAGCACTGTTGGACAGTGGTGTGTTCAGACTCCCTGTGATTCTCCTGCAGGTTGCAATAGCTCTGATGGGGTGGTTCTCTCTCGGCATGGGGGAACTCCTGATTGACGGCTGTCTCATAATCTTCTTCTTCCAGGAACTCAGAGAGATTGGAGTATGCACTCAGGGGATTTAGTCCCTTCTCCCTAAGTTTATCCATACAGTCCTTCAGAGATTTCCTTAGTTCTTCAATCTTCTCTCCACCTCCACTTGTTTCAGATTCTCCTGTATCCTGCAATTGCTTGATTTTTGCCCTGTAGCAGAACCCAAGATGGTGATAGACATAGCCATTGTTTGGTGTAGATTCTAATGCCCTTTGAAGCAGCTCAATAGCTTTGTCTAGGTCACTTTTTCTGTAAAAATTGGCCGCACTGCGAAGGACGTCTGTTTGGCAAGGAGCTTTCTCCAGGGCCTCTTTAACAAACTGCTCACCCTCAGCTTCTTTATTCATCTTcttcagggccaggcccaggagaACTTTGACATAATGGTTATCAGGACTCAGCTCCATGGCCTGCGTCAGAACTTTGACAGAGAAGTGCTTTGGTGGGCTCTCATCTAGATGGTACATTGCAATTGCCAGCCCAGAGGAGAATTCTGGGTTGTGCGGTTTCTGTTCCAGGGCCTTCTGAAAACACACCTTAGCCCTTTCATGCTTTCCACACTTCAGGCGTGTCCACCCTTCCTCACTGTCGAGCTCAGGACACTCAATACTGTAAGGATTTGAGAACTTCTCACAGGTGCGTTTCACCTTGTCAACATACCTCTGAGCTTCTGAGAGCTGGCCCATGCGGTAGTGGACCCAGGCATAGTTTCCCCAGGTgaccaggctcctgatttctgcttgGCCATTGTGCTCTTGCTGGACTGACTCTTCAGCTAGCCGCAAGCATTCCAGAGCTGCCTCATTTTTGCCATCTAGGTGCTTTATGTAGGCCAACAAGTTGTACATTGTAGCTTTGAACTCG of the Oryctolagus cuniculus chromosome 15, mOryCun1.1, whole genome shotgun sequence genome contains:
- the IFIT3 gene encoding interferon-induced protein with tetratricopeptide repeats 3 codes for the protein MSEVTKTSLEKILPQLKCHFTWNLFKEGSISRYLEDRVCNQIEFLNTEFKATMYNLLAYIKHLDGKNEAALECLRLAEESVQQEHNGQAEIRSLVTWGNYAWVHYRMGQLSEAQRYVDKVKRTCEKFSNPYSIECPELDSEEGWTRLKCGKHERAKVCFQKALEQKPHNPEFSSGLAIAMYHLDESPPKHFSVKVLTQAMELSPDNHYVKVLLGLALKKMNKEAEGEQFVKEALEKAPCQTDVLRSAANFYRKSDLDKAIELLQRALESTPNNGYVYHHLGFCYRAKIKQLQDTGESETSGGGEKIEELRKSLKDCMDKLREKGLNPLSAYSNLSEFLEEEDYETAVNQEFPHAEREPPHQSYCNLQENHRESEHTTVQQCLEGVPAGKKTNDNEEGKHLIKNRDGNVPPQNAPNSYYLQGLTHKLNGDLLQAAECYEKELGHLLRNAPSGIGDFFLSASEPHDGHEETGRDTGSPTSRELHDV